The genomic stretch AAGTATGCACTACATACCATTTTTTTTCCATTTGATTATCCACGTAATAATGCCTGTATAATTTTTGCCAGCCCTACATCTACAATACCAAGAAATATTGCAGTAATTATAACAGTGATTAGAACTATATATGTTCCTTTTACCGTATCCTTTTTTGAGGGCCAGGTAACCTTCTTTGCTTCTAAAAAAACCTCCCTGAAATACTCCTTTAACCTCTCCACACTGCCTCTAAGATCCATAACATCTCCAAAATTTACAGGCCAGGAGGGATTCGAACCCCCAACACCCGGATTTGGAGTCCGG from Pseudomonadota bacterium encodes the following:
- the secE gene encoding preprotein translocase subunit SecE, producing MDLRGSVERLKEYFREVFLEAKKVTWPSKKDTVKGTYIVLITVIITAIFLGIVDVGLAKIIQALLRG